A stretch of Candidatus Poribacteria bacterium DNA encodes these proteins:
- a CDS encoding phytanoyl-CoA dioxygenase family protein — translation MTLLTESEKTQLDQHGFLLLERLISADTTARLRERSLALAEAEQKAGKGHSYLANDSAQRVWNLVDKGEIFEEAIQQPKMLAAMEYLLGADCTLSSFTVNVLYPSAPDAGLHIDYPLSGLPPPRPNFPMVANSVWFLDDWTLENGATSCVPGSHRRLEALPEPYVAYDDELQICGPRGSVLIVNGAIWHGSSENRTNEPRVGLLGFFCRSILKPQQAHLELVSDDVISRATPTLRRLLGFDSLPNMND, via the coding sequence ATGACACTTTTAACTGAATCTGAAAAAACGCAATTGGACCAGCACGGTTTTTTGCTGCTGGAACGTCTTATCTCCGCAGATACAACGGCGCGCCTTCGCGAACGCTCTTTGGCACTCGCCGAAGCAGAACAAAAAGCCGGCAAAGGTCATTCATACCTTGCGAATGACAGTGCCCAACGCGTCTGGAATCTCGTTGACAAAGGCGAGATATTTGAAGAGGCGATACAACAGCCGAAAATGCTCGCGGCGATGGAGTATTTACTCGGTGCTGATTGCACACTGAGTTCTTTCACGGTAAATGTGCTTTATCCCAGCGCGCCGGATGCTGGGCTCCATATTGATTACCCGTTATCTGGACTTCCTCCGCCACGTCCAAACTTTCCGATGGTTGCCAACAGCGTATGGTTCTTAGATGACTGGACGCTTGAAAATGGAGCAACAAGTTGTGTACCGGGAAGCCATCGAAGGCTTGAAGCATTACCTGAACCCTATGTGGCATACGACGACGAGCTGCAGATTTGTGGACCCCGAGGCTCTGTCTTAATCGTCAACGGGGCAATATGGCATGGTTCTTCAGAAAATAGAACGAATGAACCACGGGTTGGGTTACTCGGTTTTTTTTGTCGTTCTATCCTGAAACCGCAGCAAGCACACCTCGAATTAGTATCGGATGACGTTATATCACGCGCAACACCGACTTTGAGACGGTTGCTGGGTTTCGATTCATTGCCGAATATGAACGATTAG
- the hemG gene encoding protoporphyrinogen oxidase gives MSKNLGRKHAIVIGGGITGLAACYRLQCEAATRDIPLDVTLLEASGRVGGVVQTEHRDGFLIEHGPDAFISTKPAAKALCEELGIADQFIGTNPKVRRSFVLRNGTLHPVPEGFYMMAPGSFMPFLKTPLFSWRGKLRMALDLVIPRRGRDTDEAVAHFVRRRLGTEAFTRMAQPMIGGIYTSDAENLSLKATFPRFLEMEKAHGSIIKALRAQKKQASQTSRDTSGPRYSLFLSFKSGMQTLTNTLTQAVSNSIRLKAKVEHVQQASDGNRWHVSLADGETLNAELLCIALPAPHAAALIENVSSPLTSKLNAIPYASSATVNLAFRREDVTHALEGMGFVVPATENLSLIGCSFSSVKFENRAPTDHVLLRAFVGEPTSKKTEAELIELCQTDLTPLLGLKNVPQFAIVSKHSQAMAQYQVGHQEVVSSIEQFTSELRGFALAGNGYHGVGIPDCIQSGETAALTLLNAL, from the coding sequence ATGTCGAAAAATTTGGGTAGAAAACATGCCATTGTTATTGGTGGGGGTATCACGGGTTTAGCCGCTTGCTACCGCTTGCAGTGTGAGGCTGCTACCCGCGATATTCCGCTTGACGTTACACTCCTTGAAGCGAGTGGACGCGTCGGGGGTGTTGTTCAAACTGAGCACCGCGATGGATTTCTCATTGAGCACGGTCCCGATGCATTTATTTCGACCAAGCCCGCGGCAAAGGCGTTATGCGAAGAACTCGGTATCGCGGATCAATTCATTGGGACTAACCCAAAAGTCCGTCGGAGTTTCGTCCTCCGAAACGGGACATTACATCCTGTCCCTGAAGGTTTTTATATGATGGCACCTGGGTCGTTCATGCCGTTTTTAAAAACGCCGCTCTTCAGTTGGCGCGGGAAGCTGCGGATGGCACTGGACCTCGTTATTCCGCGCAGAGGAAGGGACACGGACGAAGCCGTAGCACACTTCGTCAGACGTCGCCTCGGTACCGAAGCGTTCACACGGATGGCGCAACCGATGATAGGGGGTATCTATACCTCAGATGCCGAAAATTTAAGCCTAAAGGCAACGTTCCCAAGATTCTTGGAAATGGAGAAAGCACATGGCAGCATTATCAAGGCACTCCGTGCACAGAAAAAACAGGCGTCTCAAACCAGTCGAGACACAAGCGGACCTCGCTATAGCCTTTTTCTTTCGTTTAAATCTGGAATGCAGACACTCACCAATACCCTTACCCAGGCGGTATCCAACAGTATTAGATTAAAGGCAAAAGTAGAACATGTTCAGCAAGCGAGCGATGGTAACAGGTGGCATGTTTCACTCGCTGACGGAGAAACGCTAAACGCCGAACTTCTCTGTATTGCCCTCCCAGCCCCTCACGCAGCAGCACTCATCGAAAACGTGTCAAGTCCACTTACCTCAAAACTCAACGCTATTCCCTATGCTTCCTCCGCAACAGTCAATTTAGCATTCCGCCGTGAGGATGTCACACACGCATTAGAGGGTATGGGATTCGTTGTTCCTGCTACGGAAAACCTATCTCTTATCGGATGTTCTTTCAGTAGCGTTAAATTTGAAAATCGCGCCCCAACCGATCATGTCCTATTGCGTGCCTTTGTTGGCGAACCCACGTCCAAAAAAACTGAAGCAGAACTCATCGAATTGTGCCAGACAGATTTAACACCGCTTCTCGGGCTCAAAAACGTCCCACAGTTTGCCATTGTTAGTAAACATTCACAAGCGATGGCGCAGTATCAGGTCGGACATCAAGAGGTTGTCAGTAGTATAGAGCAGTTCACAAGCGAATTGCGAGGATTCGCACTCGCAGGAAATGGGTACCATGGCGTCGGCATCCCAGATTGTATTCAAAGCGGCGAGACAGCGGCACTTACACTCTTAAATGCGCTCTGA
- the hemH gene encoding ferrochelatase, with product MKYDSVLLVAFGGPTPGCCQKYKRDACPGEAYCFVEGIAGEAESQRERVKDISAHYVKLGGFSPFNELTFKQADTLKTALQARDLPLPVYAGFRHWNPYLKEVIAEMAQNGHRKILGIIMAPHQSKVSWEWYQQEVKKGIDAVKGEKPTIDYLDPWYTHEGYVGAIAEIIETACGDKFERAELVFTAHAIPQAAADTSPYTQQFEKTGEAVAQQIGKTRFGLAYQSEVENSPIPWVQPDINDWLKARKKEGVDTVVASPIGFLCDHVEVLYDLDIEATETAEACGIDFIRAGTVGDHPKFINMLADFVCEKATEKE from the coding sequence ATGAAGTACGATAGTGTTTTACTCGTGGCATTCGGTGGACCAACACCCGGCTGCTGTCAGAAATACAAGAGAGACGCATGTCCCGGTGAAGCCTACTGTTTTGTTGAAGGAATCGCCGGGGAGGCTGAATCTCAAAGAGAACGTGTAAAAGACATATCAGCTCACTACGTAAAATTGGGCGGATTTTCGCCATTCAACGAATTAACTTTCAAACAAGCCGACACGTTAAAAACCGCACTGCAAGCGCGCGATCTACCGTTACCTGTTTACGCTGGATTCAGACATTGGAATCCCTATTTAAAAGAAGTCATCGCGGAGATGGCACAAAACGGGCACCGCAAAATACTCGGCATTATTATGGCACCGCACCAATCCAAAGTCAGTTGGGAGTGGTACCAACAAGAAGTCAAAAAAGGAATCGACGCAGTTAAAGGTGAGAAACCGACGATTGATTACCTCGACCCTTGGTATACCCACGAAGGTTACGTGGGTGCTATCGCCGAAATCATCGAAACCGCATGTGGTGACAAGTTTGAACGCGCTGAACTTGTTTTCACAGCACACGCAATTCCCCAAGCGGCGGCGGATACCTCACCCTATACACAACAATTTGAGAAAACAGGCGAGGCAGTCGCTCAACAAATTGGAAAAACCCGATTCGGTTTAGCATACCAAAGCGAGGTAGAAAATAGCCCTATTCCATGGGTACAGCCGGATATCAATGATTGGCTCAAAGCCCGAAAGAAAGAAGGTGTTGATACTGTCGTCGCTTCACCGATCGGTTTTCTCTGTGACCATGTCGAAGTACTCTACGATTTGGACATAGAGGCGACAGAAACCGCAGAGGCGTGTGGTATCGACTTCATTCGGGCAGGCACGGTCGGGGACCATCCCAAATTCATCAATATGTTGGCGGATTTTGTCTGTGAAAAAGCCACAGAAAAGGAATAA
- a CDS encoding MBL fold metallo-hydrolase produces MRNILENPFAPRQYGQLVKVTERVYLFRNIVNSSIIIGDKGVAVIDTQVNQMMARRLRNAIRTLTDKPILYAINTHYHWDHTNGNTIFHEAGATVVAREMTKDFMVNRSPRQEAFLRSRGFTLGDPPFLPQQTFTHETELDLGNQPLHLVHLGKAETDDATAIRVLAEDCIVSGDTVMTGSFPIFGQPVMNEGLMANHDWINTIKELRTYEPKSVLPGHGPLAHDAEIDLLLEIESYFLTEVRKRVEQGMSLDTLLTEMEANLPDWIRSIAEVWGTPRYAILRVYRGLIDDPEPGWQHLKPSAIPSADIEELHQKTHALEDFQAYRETAEEVAEGNDFGLAIDILKTATEKYPNLPDAWTEYANLLTQASRTVSSVLEKGDFFAEAKNALNVALELDPDHAPAHLLRGYNHILSAYRNGDETKTGLESVYKALVIGIQETQLAQAYFCIGLAHRTNGDETLAREAFAKAIAADARYMPAQLANMA; encoded by the coding sequence ATGAGAAATATCCTTGAAAACCCCTTCGCACCACGACAATACGGACAACTCGTTAAAGTGACGGAACGGGTATACCTCTTTCGCAATATTGTAAACTCTTCTATTATCATTGGAGATAAAGGGGTTGCAGTAATTGATACACAGGTAAACCAAATGATGGCACGACGGTTGCGTAATGCGATCCGGACGCTTACCGATAAACCAATTCTGTACGCAATTAACACCCATTACCACTGGGATCATACCAACGGAAATACTATTTTTCATGAAGCCGGCGCAACTGTTGTCGCGCGCGAGATGACGAAAGATTTTATGGTGAACAGATCACCGCGGCAGGAGGCGTTCCTGCGTTCCCGCGGCTTTACGCTCGGCGATCCGCCCTTTCTACCCCAACAGACATTCACACACGAAACCGAACTCGATTTAGGCAATCAACCGCTACACCTCGTTCACTTGGGAAAGGCGGAGACGGATGATGCCACTGCCATCAGAGTTCTAGCGGAAGATTGCATCGTCTCTGGTGATACCGTTATGACAGGGAGTTTTCCCATCTTTGGGCAGCCCGTTATGAACGAAGGACTCATGGCGAACCACGATTGGATCAACACAATTAAGGAACTCCGGACTTATGAACCTAAATCTGTCCTACCGGGACACGGACCCTTAGCGCATGATGCCGAAATTGACCTATTGCTTGAGATTGAGTCCTATTTCCTAACAGAAGTCCGAAAACGTGTTGAACAGGGTATGTCCTTAGACACACTGCTCACCGAAATGGAAGCCAACTTGCCCGACTGGATCCGCTCTATTGCTGAGGTGTGGGGAACACCTCGTTATGCGATTTTAAGGGTATATCGTGGGTTAATCGACGATCCGGAGCCGGGGTGGCAACATTTGAAACCTTCGGCGATTCCGAGCGCGGATATCGAAGAACTTCACCAAAAAACGCACGCACTTGAAGACTTTCAGGCTTACCGAGAAACCGCCGAAGAGGTCGCCGAAGGCAATGACTTTGGCTTGGCAATTGACATCTTGAAGACCGCAACCGAAAAATATCCGAATCTACCCGACGCATGGACAGAATACGCAAATTTGCTCACACAAGCGTCCCGCACTGTGTCAAGTGTCCTTGAGAAGGGGGACTTTTTCGCTGAAGCCAAAAACGCCCTCAATGTTGCCCTCGAATTGGATCCTGACCACGCGCCAGCACATCTTTTACGTGGGTACAACCACATTCTTTCGGCTTATCGCAACGGGGACGAAACAAAAACAGGACTCGAATCCGTCTATAAAGCGCTCGTCATTGGAATTCAAGAGACACAACTCGCACAAGCATACTTCTGTATCGGACTCGCACATCGCACAAATGGAGACGAGACACTCGCACGTGAAGCTTTCGCGAAGGCGATCGCCGCTGACGCGCGGTATATGCCCGCACAGTTGGCAAATATGGCATAG
- a CDS encoding uroporphyrinogen decarboxylase — translation MKRQLKNDLLLRASRCLPVERVPVWMMRQAGRSDPVYRQIRRELNLPLERLFRTCPAPMSQAEVESAVEISLLPKRIGVDAIIVYKDILTPLAPMGAHFRFNPGPILNPPIRTQAQVDALRPVDEPPTQLAFTGNVIRTLRGTLNEELPLIGFAGAPLTLAFFLIAGESPIKRGSGVSEKAAPVFQMMEEAPELLHRLLNKLTEMTINYLNYQISEGVQIVQLFESIADVLPKQVYEEFAFPYHQQIFAELNPEAPGILFAKECNYVDLMHQSGANVLSIGKCVDLSKAKSETNGAVAFQGNVDNDILRDGTPADITEAVKICLRQGGKTGHILNLSHGLHRDTPFENVKHFVSIAKTF, via the coding sequence ATGAAGCGACAATTAAAAAATGACTTACTTCTTCGCGCATCGAGATGTTTGCCCGTAGAGCGCGTCCCCGTCTGGATGATGCGACAAGCTGGCAGGTCGGATCCCGTTTATCGGCAGATTCGCCGTGAGCTTAATCTCCCTTTAGAACGACTCTTTCGGACCTGCCCTGCACCGATGTCCCAAGCGGAGGTTGAATCAGCGGTTGAAATATCACTTTTGCCCAAACGTATCGGTGTCGATGCCATCATTGTCTACAAGGACATTCTTACGCCCCTTGCACCCATGGGGGCACATTTCCGATTCAACCCAGGACCCATTTTAAACCCGCCGATCCGCACGCAAGCGCAGGTAGACGCGCTTCGACCCGTCGATGAACCCCCTACACAATTAGCGTTCACAGGAAATGTCATTCGCACACTACGCGGAACTTTGAACGAGGAACTACCCCTCATCGGTTTCGCTGGGGCACCTTTGACGCTTGCCTTTTTCCTCATCGCGGGCGAAAGTCCAATCAAACGCGGTTCAGGAGTCTCTGAAAAAGCCGCTCCTGTCTTCCAAATGATGGAAGAAGCCCCTGAACTCTTACACCGTCTACTAAACAAGTTGACCGAAATGACTATTAACTACTTGAACTACCAAATCAGCGAGGGTGTTCAAATCGTGCAACTTTTTGAGTCCATCGCCGATGTCTTACCGAAGCAGGTATATGAAGAGTTCGCTTTCCCTTATCATCAGCAGATCTTTGCTGAACTCAATCCGGAGGCACCGGGAATTCTATTCGCAAAGGAATGCAATTATGTGGATTTGATGCATCAGAGCGGGGCAAATGTCTTAAGCATTGGAAAATGTGTCGATCTTAGCAAAGCCAAATCGGAGACAAACGGTGCCGTCGCCTTTCAAGGAAATGTTGATAACGACATCCTTCGCGATGGTACACCCGCCGATATTACAGAAGCCGTTAAGATCTGTCTAAGGCAGGGTGGGAAAACTGGACATATTTTGAATCTAAGCCACGGTTTGCACAGAGATACACCGTTTGAAAATGTTAAGCATTTCGTAAGTATCGCAAAAACTTTTTAA
- a CDS encoding LamG domain-containing protein: protein MNSLARYFADKPNQYWGMIGFGFVCLTLYCATTSYAKIDPKTVVGIWLFDEGNGKIAEDLSGNGNDGELKEGTKWENGQFGQAVIFDGKDDYVEILPSPLFNPETFTVTFWMHPTTVGGNNPAGKGSATLIIANGNPGDGGGANWWFEYWNGGNFEFKSCQAGCAAANTPVNTPNEWYFVAGIYNGTEYELYIDGEFKAKGPNKVGEPEKGLLIGSGLCPAGHGCDEGYFKGIVDDVAMFSDTLSEADIKTLMDEGVGKVLGVAPVEPAGKLATTWGNLKAR, encoded by the coding sequence ATGAATTCTCTCGCAAGATACTTTGCTGACAAACCGAATCAGTATTGGGGGATGATAGGTTTCGGGTTTGTATGCCTCACCCTGTACTGTGCTACGACGAGCTACGCCAAAATTGATCCAAAGACAGTTGTTGGAATCTGGCTCTTTGATGAAGGTAATGGGAAAATTGCTGAAGATTTGTCCGGGAACGGCAACGATGGTGAACTCAAAGAAGGTACGAAATGGGAAAACGGTCAATTCGGGCAAGCCGTTATATTCGACGGGAAAGATGATTACGTTGAAATCCTTCCCTCACCTTTGTTCAACCCGGAAACGTTCACAGTCACTTTCTGGATGCATCCGACGACTGTTGGTGGCAACAATCCGGCGGGTAAGGGGTCAGCCACCCTTATCATCGCAAACGGTAACCCGGGGGACGGTGGGGGCGCGAATTGGTGGTTTGAATACTGGAACGGCGGCAACTTTGAGTTCAAAAGCTGCCAAGCCGGTTGTGCCGCCGCGAACACACCGGTGAATACGCCAAATGAATGGTATTTTGTCGCTGGGATCTACAACGGCACTGAATACGAACTCTACATTGATGGCGAATTTAAGGCGAAGGGACCCAATAAGGTCGGTGAGCCTGAAAAAGGCTTGCTCATCGGAAGTGGACTCTGCCCCGCAGGCCACGGATGTGACGAGGGCTATTTCAAAGGCATTGTCGATGACGTGGCGATGTTCAGTGATACCTTGAGCGAGGCAGATATTAAAACGCTCATGGATGAAGGTGTTGGCAAAGTTCTGGGGGTCGCTCCAGTGGAACCTGCAGGCAAATTGGCAACGACATGGGGCAATTTAAAAGCGCGCTAA